The following proteins are co-located in the Doryrhamphus excisus isolate RoL2022-K1 chromosome 3, RoL_Dexc_1.0, whole genome shotgun sequence genome:
- the LOC131124929 gene encoding ciliated left-right organizer metallopeptidase, with translation MLLAQAVCVCLLLLAELPASLHRCVFDEVQARVRVIRAVPSPPNGPHGHTRTLQTATAQAVPPAFTSPQPIRIQSWLSRDSEQLSEPEKDQMMATVKEAVKIVSSLLSVQRTSSPLLLRRDINKYCKFLWKNSSTINYNKCGRANSNYRTETCLDVMIPDEHLAGCEVLPEPDSTRRIILRPHGTGLPHVDFLLYLHVQAADKCRAEPSLLAYAAHCQMDTEGRPLAGVVVICRDRLTRLTVPVQKAHKSVPCTVLHELFHALGFSKDLFHAWTDCSFQQVTHSDGSGQIRIYTPSVILALQKHLAAVDPELGGPLENLDVPLGAVSSHWEARVLQGSIMLAVLDPSSAVHIDPVTLAAFQDTGWYTVNMSKAQSLVWGKGEGAMFGYTSTCHDNSSSFFCTGSGLGCHYLHLHKGKCQTDPLMDGCRIYKALRNGSECWIKENERKSPEEIFGLDSRCFFSSLTSLNQSQLLVTGRCYRHRCTGVNGYQIKVLDTDWLDCPAGSSIQIRGYQGSVFCPDKRLCLYSDVAPPNQPENISVFITRGQNSDLDQDAAWSAHRPVAVAILCCLTAAVSLLVVLRVAYRCSSRCAVRIHAASGDV, from the exons ATGCTTCTTGCCCAGGCTGTATGCGTGTGTCTGCTCCTACTGGCTGAGCTCCCGGCCTCCCTGCATAGGTGCGTGTTTGATGAGGTCCAGGCTCGGGTCCGAGTTATCCGAGCCGTACCGAGCCCCCCAAACGGCCCGCATGGCCACACCAGAACCCTGCAAACTGCAACAGCACAGGCAGTCCCGCCTGCTTTTACCTCACCGCAGCCAATCAGGATTCAGAGCTGGCTTTCCAGGGACAGCGAGCAGCTATCAGAGCCTGAGAAAGACCAAATGATGGCGACAGTCAAGGAGGCTGTGAAGATTGTGTCTTCTTTGTTGTCAG tgcagcGAACATCCAGTCCATTGCTGCTTAGGAGGGACATCAACAAATACTGCAAGTTTCTGTGGAAGAATTCAAGCACCATTAACTACAACAA GTGTGGCAGGGCCAACAGCAATTACAGGACCGAGACGTGTCTGGATGTGATG ATCCCAGATGAGCACCTAGCAGGATGTGAAGTACTCCCAGAGCCTGATTCCACTCGCCGTATCATTCTCAGACCACACGGTACTGGACTACCCCATGTGGACTTCCTGCTTTACCTCCACGTCCAAGCCGCTGACAAGTGTAGAGCGGAG CCTAGCCTGTTGGCCTACGCTGCCCACTGCCAGATGGACACTGAAGGGCGACCTTTGGCTGGCGTGGTGGTCATCTGCAGGGATAGGCTGACCAGGCTGACTGTGCCGGTGCAAAAAGCTCACAAAAGTGTTCCCTGT ACTGTTCTCCATGAGCTGTTTCATGCCTTAGGCTTCTCCAAGGATCTCTTCCACGCATGGACAGACTGTTCCTTCCAGCAAG TGACTCACAGTGATGGATCGGGCCAGATTAGGATCTACACCCCTTCTGTTATCTTAGCCCTGCAGAAGCACCTGGCAGCTGTTGATCCCGAACTGGGGGGTCCACTTGAGAACTTA gatGTACCTCTAGGCGCCGTATCCTCTCACTGGGAGGCCCGAGTACTGCAGGGGTCCATCATGTTGGCGGTGCTGGACCCTTCCAGTGCAGTGCACATTGACCCAGTCACCTTGGCTGCTTTTCAGGACACCGGCTGGTACACGGTCAACATGAGCAAGGCCCAGAGTCTGGTTTGGGGGAAGG GTGAAGGTGCCATGTTTGGTTACACATCAACCTGTCATGACAACAGCTCATCCTTCTTCTGCACTGGCAG TGGACTTGGCTGCCATTATTTGCATCTCCACAAAGGGAAGTGCCAGACTGATCCTCTCATGGACGGATGTCGCATCTACAAAGCTCTCAGGAATGGA AGTGAATGCTGGATCAAAGAAAACGAGAGGAAGTCACCTGAAGAGATCTTTGGCTTGGATAGTCGCTGTTTCTTCTCAAGCTTGACCTCACTT AACCAGAGTCAGCTCCTTGTGACGGGACGCTGTTACAGACACAGGTGCACCGGTGTAAACGGCTACCAGATCAAGGTTCTGGACACGGATTGGCTAGACTGTCCAGCAGGCAGCAGCATtcag ATAAGGGGCTACCAGGGTTCGGTTTTCTGCCCTGACAAGAGGTTGTGTCTGTATTCCGATGTTGCTCCACCCAATCAGCCTGAGAACATTTCAGTTTTCATCACAAG GGGTCAGAACAGTGATCTGGATCAGGATGCTGCCTGGTCAGCCCACAGACCCGTTGCAGTGGCAATACTCTGCTGCCTCACAGCTGCAGTGTCTCTACTGGTGGTCCTCAGGGTGGCATACAGATGTTCCTCCCGCTGTGCAGTCAGGATCCATGCAGCCTCAGGTGATGTTTAG